The proteins below come from a single Flavobacterium lindanitolerans genomic window:
- a CDS encoding mechanosensitive ion channel family protein, with amino-acid sequence MLIDAQKIETFTDRIITILVDYSPKLVSAFLLLFAGLWGIRLLNRLATKIMISRNLEPTLTTFLANILIWVLRVLLFVAFISQLGVETSSFVAILGAAGLAIGLSLQGSLSNFAGGVLIILFKPFRVGDTIEAQGETAKVLEIQIFTTKLLTASNQIVYIPNGILSNNKIKNFSQNNNRRADLIVKINYEADIKQVKDTIMDIMKKHPQVLKNPAPAIVVSDLTDNGINLVARPWAKNENFGNMSSDVLEQILTELEKTEKNPFIKATT; translated from the coding sequence ATGTTGATTGACGCCCAAAAAATAGAAACTTTTACAGATCGCATTATTACAATTTTGGTGGACTATTCCCCTAAACTGGTATCCGCTTTCTTACTACTTTTTGCAGGTTTGTGGGGAATACGGCTTTTAAACCGCCTAGCCACAAAAATAATGATCAGTCGAAATCTTGAACCGACACTGACTACGTTCTTAGCAAATATCTTGATTTGGGTATTGAGAGTATTGCTATTTGTGGCATTTATCTCACAGCTTGGAGTCGAAACATCGTCATTTGTTGCTATTCTGGGAGCGGCCGGTCTTGCCATTGGATTATCCTTACAAGGTTCTCTTTCTAATTTCGCAGGAGGCGTGCTTATCATATTATTCAAGCCTTTTAGGGTTGGGGATACGATTGAGGCGCAGGGAGAAACAGCGAAAGTTTTGGAAATTCAGATTTTTACGACCAAGCTGCTGACGGCATCCAATCAGATAGTCTATATACCAAACGGGATACTTTCAAATAATAAAATCAAGAATTTTTCCCAAAACAATAACAGAAGGGCTGATTTAATTGTCAAGATAAACTATGAAGCCGATATAAAACAGGTAAAAGACACGATAATGGATATTATGAAAAAACATCCGCAAGTGTTAAAAAATCCGGCTCCTGCTATAGTTGTCAGTGATTTAACAGACAATGGCATAAATTTGGTAGCAAGACCATGGGCCAAGAATGAAAATTTTGGAAATATGAGTTCTGATGTATTGGAGCAAATATTGACCGAGTTAGAAAAGACAGAAAAAAATCCGTTTATTAAAGCAACTACATAA